Proteins co-encoded in one Granulicella cerasi genomic window:
- a CDS encoding xanthine dehydrogenase family protein molybdopterin-binding subunit has translation MFATQNPQQQASQPVTESNVIGKPTPRIDGPLKTTGSAMYASDYHFPDLAYAWPVTATIASGNITSIDSSAARKMPGVLAVYTHEDIGTLYRTPPAAGFSMIIDEKRPPLEDNVVRYYGQYVAVAVAQTMEQARAAAEAVKVSYSKTPHDTSEPVLGTPVATNSKKNITKRGDAAAAFATGAVKHDASYSTPAETHNPIELHASVAVYEDGKFTLYETSQAVMNHRDVMAAMLGVPPENVKVITKFLGSGFGGKLWPWPHALLAASCARNLQRPVKLVVSRSMMFQSVGHRPAIDQRIQLAADSTGKLQSIEQEYVNHTSILDDYDEGCGEATGFLYSCPNVLVKGGLARRNVGTPTSMRGPGAVPGLYALESAMDELALKLKVDPIALRLMNEPSKDESSGQEFSSRHLKECLTVGAEKFGWSKRNPTVGSMKNADGTIVGWGVAACTWIAARMEAEAAVELLQDGTARVACGTQDIGTGTYTVVGQVVAHETGLPLEKIDVVIGDSSLPPGPVSGGSWATASMTPAVLQAAQKAVQALVGLATKATGSPFMGKNTGDLEYVDGMVRLKADPSHQIAFGDLLKLTKVNAVSGKGSAQGTLGNPQTKYSFHSYGAQFAEVTWQPEIARLRVSRVVTVIDAGRMLNPKAARNQIEGAVVMGVGMAMLEATEYDQRSGAPINASLADYIVAVNADHPEIDVTFLDYPDYKLNALGARGVGEIGLAGIAAAIANAVHHATGKRVRNLPIKIEDLLA, from the coding sequence ATGTTTGCGACGCAGAACCCGCAGCAGCAAGCGTCTCAGCCGGTCACGGAAAGCAATGTGATCGGCAAACCGACTCCGCGCATCGATGGTCCGCTGAAGACGACCGGGAGCGCGATGTACGCTTCGGATTATCACTTCCCGGACCTGGCTTACGCATGGCCCGTTACCGCTACGATTGCGAGCGGCAACATTACGAGCATCGACAGCTCCGCCGCTCGTAAGATGCCGGGCGTACTGGCGGTGTATACGCATGAGGATATCGGCACGCTCTACCGCACACCTCCGGCCGCGGGCTTCAGCATGATCATCGACGAGAAGCGACCGCCGCTGGAAGATAACGTGGTGCGCTACTACGGCCAGTATGTTGCGGTGGCCGTAGCGCAGACGATGGAGCAGGCACGCGCCGCCGCTGAAGCTGTGAAGGTGAGCTACAGCAAGACGCCCCATGACACGAGCGAACCCGTGCTTGGTACGCCGGTGGCGACGAACAGCAAGAAGAACATCACGAAGCGCGGAGATGCCGCCGCAGCGTTCGCAACAGGCGCGGTGAAGCACGATGCAAGCTACTCCACGCCTGCAGAGACGCATAATCCCATTGAGCTTCATGCGTCGGTGGCCGTGTATGAGGACGGTAAGTTCACGCTCTACGAGACCTCGCAGGCCGTGATGAATCATCGCGATGTGATGGCTGCGATGCTCGGCGTTCCGCCGGAGAATGTGAAGGTCATCACGAAGTTTCTGGGCTCGGGCTTTGGCGGCAAGCTGTGGCCGTGGCCTCATGCACTGCTCGCGGCTTCTTGTGCGCGCAATCTGCAGCGGCCGGTGAAGCTGGTGGTCTCACGCAGCATGATGTTCCAGAGCGTGGGCCATCGGCCGGCGATCGATCAACGTATCCAACTCGCTGCCGACTCCACGGGTAAGCTGCAGTCGATCGAACAGGAGTACGTGAACCACACCAGCATCCTCGACGACTATGACGAAGGCTGCGGCGAAGCGACGGGCTTCCTTTACTCCTGCCCCAACGTGCTCGTGAAGGGCGGGCTCGCGCGCCGTAACGTTGGCACGCCAACATCGATGCGCGGACCCGGCGCGGTGCCTGGGCTGTACGCGCTGGAGAGCGCTATGGATGAACTCGCGCTCAAGCTGAAGGTCGACCCAATCGCGCTCCGCTTGATGAACGAGCCGAGCAAAGATGAGAGCTCCGGACAGGAGTTCTCTTCGCGCCACTTGAAGGAGTGCCTCACCGTTGGCGCGGAGAAATTCGGATGGTCAAAGCGCAATCCGACCGTAGGCTCGATGAAGAACGCGGATGGAACCATCGTGGGCTGGGGCGTAGCCGCGTGCACGTGGATCGCCGCGCGCATGGAAGCCGAAGCCGCGGTGGAACTGTTGCAGGACGGCACGGCTCGGGTGGCTTGTGGCACGCAGGATATCGGCACGGGCACCTACACCGTCGTGGGGCAGGTGGTTGCGCATGAGACGGGGTTGCCGCTGGAGAAGATCGATGTCGTGATCGGCGACTCGTCGCTCCCTCCTGGCCCCGTGAGCGGTGGATCGTGGGCGACCGCGTCGATGACTCCTGCAGTGCTGCAAGCTGCGCAGAAGGCGGTGCAGGCGCTCGTGGGCCTTGCGACGAAGGCGACCGGCTCCCCTTTCATGGGCAAGAACACTGGTGACCTTGAATACGTCGACGGCATGGTGCGCCTGAAGGCTGATCCGTCTCATCAGATCGCGTTCGGCGATCTGCTGAAGCTGACGAAGGTGAATGCGGTGAGCGGTAAGGGCAGCGCTCAAGGCACATTGGGCAATCCGCAAACGAAGTATTCGTTTCACAGCTACGGTGCGCAGTTTGCGGAGGTAACGTGGCAGCCTGAGATTGCGCGCCTGCGTGTAAGTCGTGTCGTCACCGTCATCGATGCCGGTCGGATGCTGAATCCGAAGGCTGCGCGCAACCAGATTGAAGGGGCGGTGGTGATGGGCGTCGGCATGGCCATGCTCGAGGCGACCGAGTACGACCAACGCAGCGGCGCTCCGATCAACGCGAGCCTCGCAGATTACATCGTGGCGGTGAACGCAGACCATCCGGAGATTGACGTTACATTCCTCGATTACCCCGACTACAAGCTGAACGCCCTGGGCGCGCGTGGTGTCGGCGAAATCGGCCTCGCCGGTATCGCTGCAGCGATTGCGAACGCGGTACATCATGCAACGGGCAAGCGCGTGCGCAACCTACCCATCAAAATCGAAGACCTGCTGGCTTAG